The genome window ATTGTTCTGTTTCATTCATTAAATATTTAGCCAATAAACGAGTCTGAATTTCAAATGCTTCTTGATAAGTACATTGTCTTTTTAAAACAGGATGTTTAAATTTTGATTGTTTTTTCTCCTCATATAAACGCAGAAAAACTTTTAATCCTTCCTTAGTTAAAGACACAGCATTACTGAGGGGTTCAATGATAAAATCATCGGGAGTTAACTTTTGATTGTTGATTGCATTTAAAACAATAGCATCCGTAATTAATGGTCTAAATTCCTCCATTAAATCTAACGCTAAACTTGGTCTGCCATAATGGGCTACATGAAGATACCCTAAATAAGGATCAAAACCCACAATATTAATCGCACTTTGTAAATCATGCCTTAATAAAGCATAACCTAAACTTAGTAACGAGTTAACTGGATCTGTGGGGGGACGACGATTTCTCTTTTCAAAAGTAAATTGTTTATTTTTTATTAATTGGTTAAAACAACTAAAATAAATAGCACTTCCTGCACCTTCTAAACCTCTCAGGGAGTTTACATTGTTTTTATTCTCTAAGGCATTTATTATTTCCTGTAATTTATCACTAGAAGTTTCTAAGATTTTATTGGGTAATTGTCTATTTCTAAGTTGAATGAAATTACGATAAT of Cyanobacterium sp. HL-69 contains these proteins:
- the cas1 gene encoding CRISPR-associated protein Cas1; this translates as MGTIYITQDDAFIGKIDERIHVKADKKKLLEVPFIKVDGLVILGRANFSPALVNELLIRKIPLTFLTTTGKYLGRLEPELTKNIFIRKAQWSVEENSEKSIHVVKAFIRGKLKNYRNFIQLRNRQLPNKILETSSDKLQEIINALENKNNVNSLRGLEGAGSAIYFSCFNQLIKNKQFTFEKRNRRPPTDPVNSLLSLGYALLRHDLQSAINIVGFDPYLGYLHVAHYGRPSLALDLMEEFRPLITDAIVLNAINNQKLTPDDFIIEPLSNAVSLTKEGLKVFLRLYEEKKQSKFKHPVLKRQCTYQEAFEIQTRLLAKYLMNETEQYPPLIVKK